In Thioalkalivibrio sp. XN279, a single window of DNA contains:
- the mlaE gene encoding lipid asymmetry maintenance ABC transporter permease subunit MlaE, whose protein sequence is MEHRETGGLRRVLREVGYSLRGFLGTFGAGQLFLLRILADLPYALARPRLVIRQVYVAGVQSLVVIMLAGLFVGMVLALQGYNTLSRFGAEDTIGMVAALGLVRELGPVVTALLFAGRAGTALSSEIGLMKATDQLAGMEMMAVDPIKRVVAPRFLGGVIAVPILTLIFSAMGIFGAWLEAVVILGVDEGAFWGQMQAQVDLREDVMSGVIKSVFFGVAASLLAVFEGYNCVPTAEGVGRATTRAVVHTSLTVLVLNFMLTAWLLGGN, encoded by the coding sequence ATGGAACACCGGGAGACAGGCGGGTTGCGGCGCGTGTTACGCGAGGTGGGCTACTCGCTGCGCGGCTTCCTCGGCACCTTCGGCGCCGGGCAGCTCTTCCTGCTGCGCATCCTGGCGGATCTCCCCTATGCGCTGGCGCGGCCGCGCCTGGTCATCAGGCAGGTCTACGTGGCGGGTGTGCAGTCGCTGGTCGTCATCATGCTGGCCGGGCTGTTCGTCGGCATGGTGCTGGCGCTGCAGGGTTACAACACCCTGTCGCGCTTTGGGGCGGAGGACACCATCGGCATGGTGGCTGCGCTCGGTCTGGTGCGCGAGCTCGGCCCGGTGGTCACGGCATTGCTGTTCGCGGGACGCGCCGGCACGGCCCTGTCCTCCGAGATCGGCCTTATGAAGGCCACCGACCAGCTCGCGGGCATGGAGATGATGGCCGTCGATCCCATCAAGCGGGTCGTGGCGCCGCGCTTCCTCGGCGGCGTGATCGCGGTGCCGATCCTGACGCTGATTTTCAGCGCCATGGGCATTTTCGGGGCCTGGCTCGAGGCCGTGGTGATCCTCGGGGTCGACGAGGGCGCCTTCTGGGGCCAGATGCAGGCCCAGGTGGACCTGCGCGAGGACGTGATGTCCGGGGTCATCAAGAGCGTGTTCTTCGGCGTCGCCGCCAGCCTGCTGGCCGTGTTCGAAGGTTACAATTGCGTGCCAACCGCCGAGGGCGTGGGTCGTGCGACGACGCGCGCCGTGGTTCACACTTCGCTCACCGTGCTGGTTCTGAATTTCATGCTGACGGCCTGGCTGCTGGGAGGAAACTGA
- a CDS encoding lipid asymmetry maintenance protein MlaB, with the protein MNPGALEPSGGDADVEFQPQGDGRFRVEGELDFSTASAALARSRKLFRDHAVIELDLSGVRRADSAGLALLLEWVNWARNNAREIQFHHVPAQLMAIAQISEVEDMLHRAERWSSE; encoded by the coding sequence TTGAACCCGGGCGCGCTGGAACCTTCCGGCGGCGACGCGGACGTCGAGTTCCAGCCGCAAGGGGACGGGCGCTTCCGGGTCGAGGGCGAGCTCGACTTCAGCACCGCGAGCGCCGCACTGGCGCGCAGCCGCAAGCTGTTCCGGGACCATGCCGTGATCGAGCTCGACCTTTCAGGCGTGCGGCGCGCCGACAGCGCCGGCCTCGCGTTGCTGCTGGAATGGGTCAACTGGGCGCGTAACAATGCGCGCGAGATCCAGTTTCACCACGTTCCGGCGCAATTGATGGCGATCGCCCAGATCAGCGAGGTGGAAGACATGCTGCATCGCGCGGAGCGCTGGTCGTCCGAGTGA
- the sufC gene encoding Fe-S cluster assembly ATPase SufC, protein MLSIKNLRARAGERDILKGLDLEVGPGEVHAIMGPNGSGKSTLAGVLAGRSEIEVTGGSVTYRGQDLLELEPEERAREGVFLAFQYPVEIPGVNNVYLLKAALNAVRKHRGEAELDAFEFLALVKERMKLMQMGDSFLNRGVNEGFSGGEKKRNEILQMAVLEPALAILDETDSGLDIDALKVVANGVNSLRSPERSMVVVTHYQRLLDYIVPDFVHVLSNGRIVRTGGRELALELEERGYDWLREGADAA, encoded by the coding sequence ATGCTGAGCATCAAGAACCTGCGCGCCCGCGCCGGAGAGCGCGACATCCTCAAGGGACTCGACCTCGAGGTCGGCCCCGGAGAAGTGCATGCCATCATGGGCCCGAACGGCTCCGGCAAGAGCACGCTGGCCGGCGTGCTTGCCGGGCGCTCCGAGATCGAGGTCACCGGGGGCAGCGTGACCTACCGCGGCCAGGACCTGCTGGAGCTCGAGCCGGAGGAGCGCGCACGCGAGGGCGTGTTCCTGGCCTTCCAGTACCCGGTCGAGATCCCGGGCGTGAACAACGTCTACCTGCTGAAGGCGGCGCTGAACGCGGTGCGCAAGCATCGCGGCGAGGCGGAGCTCGACGCCTTCGAGTTTCTCGCCCTGGTGAAGGAGCGCATGAAGCTGATGCAGATGGGCGACAGCTTCCTCAACCGCGGCGTCAACGAGGGCTTTTCCGGCGGCGAGAAGAAGCGCAACGAGATCCTGCAGATGGCGGTGCTGGAACCGGCGCTGGCGATCCTCGACGAGACCGACTCGGGCCTCGACATCGATGCGCTCAAGGTCGTCGCCAACGGCGTCAACAGCCTGCGCTCGCCCGAGCGTTCCATGGTGGTCGTGACGCATTACCAGCGCCTGCTGGACTACATCGTGCCCGACTTCGTGCATGTGCTGTCGAACGGTCGCATCGTGCGCACCGGCGGGCGCGAGCTGGCGCTGGAGCTGGAGGAGCGCGGTTACGACTGGCTGCGCGAGGGGGCGGACGCGGCATGA
- the sufD gene encoding Fe-S cluster assembly protein SufD, producing MSSATAARSDQAPALPEWIEQAAATAGGPEWLRQRRRAGLAKFTAAGFPTRRDEDWKYTDLKLVTRRNFGAVVAGVPATPEIEGLDCPTLVFINGRLAAAPALPEGLGVMSLAAAVAADHPACRELLGTVADPARHRFAALSTALFQDGVLLDLAPGLELEQPLRLVFLGGGGDSPALDCPRVLVRAGVNSRATLIEHYGPAAGESLGLAVTEVALEAGAHIEHYRLQESGPGAFHLGVLAARIERDATLVSHNLAVGGRIARLDLDAALVAPGAHVEMNGLYVARDRQHIDNHTRVDHAVPRTSSDQLYRGVLTGKSHAVFNGKAIVRPGAAGTDAQQSNANLLLSPEAEIDTKPELEIYADEVKCSHGATTGQLDADALFYLRSRGLDEETARSLLTFAFADTVLARMPLAPLRRHAEQLVVGRLPDADRIREFT from the coding sequence ATGAGCAGCGCCACCGCCGCCAGGAGCGATCAGGCCCCTGCCCTGCCCGAGTGGATCGAGCAGGCCGCTGCGACGGCCGGCGGGCCCGAGTGGCTGCGGCAGCGGCGCCGGGCGGGCCTGGCGAAATTCACGGCCGCAGGCTTTCCGACCCGCCGCGACGAGGACTGGAAGTACACCGATCTCAAGCTGGTGACGCGACGCAATTTCGGCGCCGTGGTCGCGGGCGTGCCGGCCACGCCTGAGATCGAGGGGCTGGATTGCCCCACGCTGGTGTTCATCAACGGGCGGCTGGCCGCCGCGCCGGCGCTGCCCGAAGGCTTGGGCGTCATGTCGCTGGCCGCAGCGGTCGCGGCCGACCATCCGGCCTGCCGCGAACTGCTCGGCACCGTGGCGGACCCGGCCCGGCACCGCTTCGCCGCGCTCTCCACCGCCCTGTTCCAGGACGGCGTGCTGCTCGATCTCGCCCCGGGGCTGGAACTCGAGCAGCCCTTGCGGCTGGTGTTCCTTGGCGGCGGTGGCGACAGTCCTGCGCTGGATTGCCCCCGTGTGCTGGTGCGCGCCGGCGTCAACAGCCGCGCCACCCTGATCGAGCATTACGGGCCGGCGGCCGGCGAGTCGCTCGGCCTGGCCGTGACCGAGGTGGCGCTGGAAGCCGGCGCCCATATCGAACATTACCGCCTGCAGGAAAGCGGCCCTGGCGCTTTTCATCTCGGCGTGCTGGCCGCCCGCATCGAGCGGGACGCAACCCTCGTCAGCCACAACCTGGCCGTCGGCGGGCGCATCGCCCGACTGGACCTGGACGCCGCCCTGGTGGCGCCCGGGGCCCACGTCGAGATGAACGGCCTGTACGTGGCCCGGGACCGGCAACATATCGACAACCACACGCGAGTCGATCATGCCGTGCCGCGCACTTCCAGCGACCAGCTCTACCGCGGCGTGCTGACCGGCAAGAGCCACGCCGTGTTCAACGGCAAGGCCATCGTGCGCCCGGGCGCGGCGGGCACGGATGCGCAGCAGTCCAATGCCAACCTGCTGCTGTCACCTGAGGCGGAGATCGACACCAAGCCGGAGCTCGAAATCTATGCCGACGAGGTGAAGTGCTCGCACGGCGCGACCACCGGGCAGCTGGACGCCGACGCCCTCTTCTACCTGCGCTCGCGCGGCCTCGACGAGGAGACTGCGCGCAGCCTGCTGACCTTTGCCTTCGCCGACACGGTGCTGGCCCGCATGCCGCTGGCGCCGCTGCGACGCCATGCCGAGCAGCTGGTGGTGGGGCGCCTGCCGGATGCGGACCGCATCAGGGAGTTCACATGA
- a CDS encoding phospholipid-binding protein MlaC yields the protein MRITLSLVALMAIAAAPALAETQPGPEQVIREASELTIQAIDGRREELKQDRAALFAIVDEVLLPRWDRSATGQAVMGRYWREATPEQREAFINGLYRKLLDSYGEGILEYNSDQLKITGTRGDPDKGLAVVDSEVKLTDGTVVPISYRLRFHDGSWKVFDVIVEGISYLTTYRNQYASEFRAKGIQAVIDELQASLPDSSSGS from the coding sequence ATGAGAATCACCCTGTCCCTGGTCGCGTTGATGGCGATCGCGGCAGCTCCGGCACTCGCGGAGACGCAGCCCGGCCCCGAGCAGGTCATCCGCGAAGCGTCCGAGCTGACGATACAGGCCATCGACGGCCGCCGCGAAGAGCTGAAACAGGACCGCGCCGCGCTGTTTGCCATCGTGGACGAGGTGTTGCTGCCGCGCTGGGACCGTAGCGCCACGGGCCAGGCCGTGATGGGTCGCTACTGGCGCGAGGCCACGCCGGAGCAGCGCGAGGCCTTTATCAACGGGCTGTATCGCAAGCTGCTGGACAGCTACGGCGAGGGCATCCTCGAGTACAACTCGGACCAGCTCAAGATCACCGGGACCCGCGGGGACCCGGACAAGGGCCTGGCGGTGGTCGACTCGGAGGTGAAGCTGACCGATGGGACCGTGGTGCCGATCAGCTACCGGCTGCGTTTCCATGACGGCAGCTGGAAGGTCTTCGACGTCATCGTCGAGGGCATCTCCTATCTCACGACCTATCGCAACCAGTACGCCAGCGAGTTTCGGGCCAAGGGCATCCAGGCTGTGATCGACGAGCTCCAGGCGTCGCTGCCCGACAGCAGCAGCGGCTCTTGA
- a CDS encoding M48 family metalloprotease, with amino-acid sequence MLKRLAILLTASLLTAVAGAEPRWDLPDIGSPADTVFTRSQAEAIGRTVLRQLREQGVVLEDPEVAEYITDLGRRIAPHAHDGEHRFAFFVVDEDQINAFALPGGYIGINTGLITATRSESELAGVLAHEIAHVSQNHIARRIQGTGKTGILATAAILAAILLGAGGDVLPAAIASAQGLAMQEQINYTRANEYEADRVGLEYLARAGFDPMGMPSFFEVLSRQAAMPGSRLPEFLQTHPLSTTRMAETRDRAERTEVAEVRESRSYALMKARVQVLNARSSDQALARFESQLAAGEDRSSADLYGYGLALLRAGRYPEAVAVLEPLLAADENVVVFHSALGEALILAGREAEGLAVFERAVALFPRNRPLVVRYAEALLRTQNFERAHAVLLDLFNTVRPTPAQVRLIANAADAAGLPAEALFYLSEYHLLNGDLPMALDKLRLALLQPGLQPWQQARFEARMAELEPFLAGRRARRTETSKQ; translated from the coding sequence ATGCTCAAACGACTCGCCATCCTGCTCACTGCAAGCCTGCTGACCGCGGTCGCCGGCGCGGAGCCACGCTGGGACCTGCCGGATATCGGCAGCCCGGCGGACACGGTCTTCACGCGCAGCCAGGCCGAAGCCATCGGGCGCACGGTGCTGCGCCAGCTGCGCGAGCAGGGTGTGGTGCTCGAGGACCCGGAGGTCGCCGAGTACATCACCGACCTGGGCCGGCGCATCGCACCCCACGCCCATGACGGCGAACACCGCTTCGCCTTCTTCGTCGTGGACGAGGACCAGATCAACGCCTTCGCGCTGCCCGGCGGCTACATCGGCATCAATACCGGGCTGATCACCGCGACGCGCAGTGAAAGCGAGCTGGCGGGCGTGCTGGCGCACGAAATCGCACACGTCAGCCAGAACCACATCGCGCGGCGCATCCAGGGCACCGGCAAGACCGGGATCCTCGCCACCGCGGCTATTCTCGCCGCCATCCTGCTCGGCGCCGGCGGGGACGTGCTGCCCGCTGCGATCGCCAGCGCCCAGGGCCTGGCGATGCAGGAGCAGATCAACTACACCCGCGCCAACGAGTACGAGGCCGACCGCGTGGGCCTGGAGTATCTCGCCCGCGCCGGTTTCGACCCCATGGGCATGCCGTCCTTTTTCGAAGTTTTGTCGCGGCAGGCTGCCATGCCCGGCTCGCGGCTGCCCGAGTTCCTCCAGACCCACCCTCTCTCCACCACCCGGATGGCCGAGACGCGCGACCGCGCCGAACGCACCGAGGTGGCCGAGGTGCGCGAGAGCCGGAGCTATGCGCTCATGAAGGCGCGGGTCCAGGTCCTCAATGCCCGCTCCTCGGACCAGGCGCTGGCCCGCTTCGAGTCCCAACTCGCCGCCGGCGAGGACAGGTCGAGCGCGGACTTGTATGGTTACGGCCTCGCGCTCTTGCGGGCGGGCCGTTACCCGGAGGCCGTGGCCGTCCTGGAGCCCCTGCTTGCCGCCGACGAGAACGTCGTGGTGTTTCACTCCGCCCTGGGCGAGGCCCTGATCCTCGCCGGGCGCGAGGCTGAGGGACTCGCCGTGTTCGAGCGCGCCGTGGCCCTGTTCCCGCGTAACCGCCCGCTGGTGGTGCGGTACGCCGAAGCCCTGTTGCGCACGCAAAACTTCGAGCGCGCGCACGCGGTCCTGCTGGACCTGTTCAACACCGTGCGCCCGACCCCGGCCCAGGTGCGGCTCATCGCCAACGCGGCGGACGCCGCGGGGTTGCCGGCCGAGGCTCTTTTCTACCTCTCGGAGTATCATCTGCTCAACGGCGACCTGCCCATGGCGCTGGACAAGCTCCGCCTGGCGCTGTTGCAGCCCGGGTTGCAGCCCTGGCAACAGGCGCGCTTTGAGGCACGGATGGCCGAGCTCGAGCCCTTCCTGGCAGGCCGCAGAGCCAGGCGCACGGAGACCAGTAAGCAATAA
- the mlaD gene encoding outer membrane lipid asymmetry maintenance protein MlaD has protein sequence MQQTRAVELGTGLFVFMGILALFFLTTRVTTFDAYAGDQGYELQARFDQVGTLKVRSPVSISGVQIGRVTAIEFDSERLEAVVTMRIGAEYDQIPNDSDASILTAGILGGQYIGLQPGGAEEYFADGDEILFTQSAVVLEQLISKYLFSQAGGDE, from the coding sequence ATGCAACAGACGCGGGCAGTGGAACTCGGGACCGGATTGTTTGTCTTCATGGGCATACTGGCCCTGTTTTTCCTTACCACCCGGGTGACGACCTTCGACGCCTACGCCGGGGACCAGGGCTACGAGCTGCAAGCACGTTTCGACCAGGTCGGGACGCTGAAGGTCCGGTCTCCGGTGTCCATCTCCGGCGTCCAGATCGGGCGCGTGACGGCGATCGAGTTCGACTCGGAGCGGCTGGAGGCCGTGGTGACCATGCGCATCGGGGCGGAATACGACCAGATCCCCAACGATTCGGACGCCAGCATCCTGACGGCCGGCATCCTGGGGGGCCAGTACATCGGCCTCCAGCCGGGTGGGGCCGAGGAATATTTCGCGGATGGTGACGAGATCCTTTTTACCCAGTCCGCCGTGGTGCTGGAGCAGTTGATCAGCAAGTACCTGTTCAGCCAGGCGGGCGGCGACGAATAG
- a CDS encoding SUF system Fe-S cluster assembly regulator, translated as MSRLTDYGTGVLAYLAAADEAPHSASQVAEQTGLPAATVSKILKLLTRGGLVTSHRGALGGYLLARPANEITAAEVIDALEGPLALTECSVEPGSCELEASCLVGNAWQRINLAIRRALEEISLAELANMQAGYRPRVDLRTIVASPGRTARLERG; from the coding sequence ATGAGCCGATTGACGGACTACGGCACCGGGGTGCTGGCCTACCTGGCGGCAGCGGACGAAGCGCCGCACAGCGCCAGCCAGGTGGCCGAGCAGACCGGCCTGCCGGCAGCCACGGTCAGCAAGATCCTGAAGCTGCTCACGCGGGGCGGCCTGGTGACCTCGCACCGCGGCGCGCTGGGCGGCTACCTGTTGGCGCGGCCGGCCAACGAGATCACCGCGGCGGAAGTCATTGACGCGCTGGAGGGGCCGCTGGCCCTGACGGAGTGCTCGGTGGAGCCGGGCAGCTGCGAGCTGGAGGCGTCGTGCCTGGTGGGCAACGCCTGGCAGCGCATCAACCTCGCCATTCGCCGGGCGCTCGAGGAGATCAGCCTGGCGGAACTGGCGAACATGCAGGCCGGTTACCGGCCGCGCGTGGACCTTAGGACGATCGTCGCGTCGCCGGGCAGGACGGCGCGACTGGAACGCGGCTGA
- a CDS encoding ABC transporter ATP-binding protein produces the protein MEPGCPGEDNIVVIRDLRYARGQSVVFDGLDLRIRRGGVTAIMGPSGTGKTTLLRLITGQERPDSGSILFDGREVTRMSRRELFRMRKRVGMLFQNGALLTDLSVYDNVAFPLREHTRLPERLIRHIVLTKLHAVGLRGAWQLMPAQLSGGMARRVALARAIVMDPEIIYYDEPFVGLDPISMGVVVRLIRRMNDALGLTSVVVTHDVDEVSSIADCSFLLSGGRVAAAGTPEQLRDHHSETVTQFMQGMADGPVPFHYPAPDYSEQLLAADRD, from the coding sequence ATGGAGCCCGGATGTCCCGGTGAGGACAACATCGTCGTCATCCGCGACCTGCGCTACGCGCGCGGCCAGTCGGTGGTGTTCGACGGCCTGGACCTGCGGATCCGCCGCGGCGGCGTGACCGCCATCATGGGCCCGAGCGGCACCGGCAAGACCACCCTGTTGCGACTCATTACCGGCCAGGAGCGCCCCGACAGCGGCAGCATCCTGTTCGACGGCCGCGAAGTGACGCGCATGAGCCGCCGCGAGTTGTTCCGCATGCGCAAGCGCGTCGGCATGCTGTTCCAGAACGGCGCGCTGCTGACCGATCTCAGCGTCTACGACAATGTCGCTTTCCCCCTGCGCGAGCACACCCGGCTGCCGGAGCGGCTGATCCGCCACATCGTGCTCACCAAGTTGCACGCGGTGGGCCTGCGCGGCGCCTGGCAGCTGATGCCCGCGCAGCTGTCCGGTGGCATGGCGCGCCGCGTGGCGCTGGCGCGCGCCATCGTCATGGACCCCGAGATCATCTATTACGACGAGCCCTTCGTCGGGCTCGACCCCATTTCCATGGGCGTGGTCGTGCGGCTGATCCGGCGCATGAACGACGCCCTCGGGCTCACCAGCGTGGTCGTCACCCACGACGTCGACGAAGTCTCGAGCATCGCCGATTGCAGCTTCCTCCTGTCCGGGGGGCGCGTTGCAGCAGCGGGGACGCCGGAGCAGCTGCGCGACCATCACTCGGAGACCGTCACCCAGTTCATGCAGGGCATGGCGGATGGCCCCGTCCCCTTCCATTACCCGGCGCCGGACTACAGCGAGCAGCTGCTCGCCGCCGATCGGGACTGA
- a CDS encoding VacJ family lipoprotein, whose translation MNTEQGLTPPAHAPARGRAAVRRAARPLLLALLLLGATGCATVPAEQDEASAYDPFEPLNRKVFAFNQATDRVLLRPLARGYDRFVPDPVKTGVGNFFDNLSAPIWVLNHLLQGNPGDAARQTGRFLMNSTFGLGGVLDPASRNGLPENTARFDQTFGKWGIPSGPFIMVPFLGPNTPRSAVGWYARLQTDVIWNRLEDNRSLRDKLTVLQFVELRHRLLRFDRMIDEAPDPYIFVRESYRQRMEFEIRGDVDLEEEFDFDDDP comes from the coding sequence ATGAACACGGAACAGGGACTGACTCCCCCCGCCCATGCTCCGGCACGCGGCCGCGCGGCCGTGCGCCGCGCCGCAAGGCCGCTGCTGCTCGCGCTGCTGTTGCTCGGCGCCACCGGTTGCGCCACCGTCCCCGCCGAACAGGATGAGGCCAGCGCCTACGATCCGTTCGAGCCGCTCAATCGCAAGGTCTTCGCCTTCAACCAGGCCACCGATCGCGTGTTGCTGCGGCCGCTCGCGCGTGGCTACGACCGCTTCGTGCCCGATCCCGTCAAGACCGGCGTGGGCAATTTTTTTGACAACCTGTCGGCGCCGATCTGGGTGCTCAACCACCTCCTGCAGGGCAACCCGGGGGACGCGGCACGCCAGACGGGCCGGTTCCTGATGAATTCCACGTTCGGGCTGGGAGGCGTCCTCGACCCGGCCAGCCGCAACGGCCTGCCCGAGAACACGGCCCGTTTCGACCAGACTTTCGGCAAGTGGGGGATTCCCTCGGGCCCCTTCATCATGGTGCCCTTCCTGGGACCGAACACGCCGCGCAGCGCCGTCGGCTGGTACGCGCGTTTGCAGACCGACGTCATCTGGAACAGGCTGGAAGACAACCGCAGCCTGCGAGACAAGCTCACGGTGCTGCAGTTCGTCGAGCTGCGCCATCGCCTGCTGCGGTTTGACCGGATGATTGACGAGGCGCCGGACCCCTACATCTTCGTGCGCGAATCCTACCGCCAGCGCATGGAGTTCGAGATCCGCGGCGATGTCGATCTCGAGGAAGAGTTCGACTTCGACGACGACCCCTGA
- the sufB gene encoding Fe-S cluster assembly protein SufB, protein MATGQQDVEQLVARKYRHGFVTDIESDTVPPGLDESIIRFISQKKKEPEFLLQWRLRAFEHWLTMTEPDWAHVNIAPIDYQAISYYSAPKKKTDGPKSLDEVDPKLLETYDKLGIPLHERARLAGVAVDAVFDSVSVATTFKQKLKDAGVIFCPFSEAVQEYPELLEKYLGTVVPPGDNFFAALNSAVFTDGSFVYIPKGVRCPMELSTYFRINAANTGQFERTLIVADEGSHVSYLEGCTAPMRDENQLHAAVVELIAEDDAEIKYSTVQNWYPGDENGVGGIYNFVTKRGDCRGRNAKISWTQVETGSAITWKYPSCILRGDNSVGEFYSVALTNNMQQADTGTKMIHIGRNTKSTIVSKGISAGRGQNAYRGLVKILPGAEGARNHTQCDSLLMGSECGAHTFPYMEIGNPSAVVEHEATTSKISDDQLFYCRQRGISEEDAVNMIVNGFCKEVFRELPMEFAVEAQNLLSVSLEGAVG, encoded by the coding sequence ATGGCAACTGGACAGCAAGACGTCGAACAACTCGTGGCCCGGAAGTACCGGCACGGCTTCGTGACGGACATCGAGTCCGACACGGTGCCGCCCGGTCTCGATGAGTCGATCATCCGTTTTATCTCGCAGAAGAAGAAGGAGCCGGAGTTCCTGCTGCAGTGGCGCCTGCGCGCTTTTGAGCACTGGCTGACGATGACCGAGCCGGACTGGGCGCACGTCAACATTGCGCCCATCGATTACCAGGCCATTTCCTACTACTCGGCGCCGAAGAAGAAAACCGACGGGCCGAAGAGCCTGGACGAAGTCGATCCCAAGCTGCTCGAGACCTACGACAAGCTCGGCATCCCGCTGCACGAGCGCGCCCGGCTCGCGGGCGTGGCGGTGGATGCCGTGTTCGACAGCGTCTCGGTGGCCACGACCTTCAAGCAGAAGCTGAAGGACGCCGGGGTCATCTTCTGCCCCTTCTCCGAGGCGGTGCAGGAGTATCCGGAGCTGCTGGAGAAGTATCTCGGCACCGTGGTGCCGCCCGGCGACAACTTTTTCGCCGCGCTCAACTCCGCAGTATTCACCGACGGTTCATTCGTCTACATCCCGAAGGGCGTGCGCTGCCCCATGGAGCTGTCGACCTATTTCCGCATCAACGCCGCCAACACCGGCCAGTTCGAGCGCACGCTGATCGTGGCCGACGAGGGCAGCCACGTGAGCTACCTCGAGGGCTGCACTGCGCCCATGCGTGACGAGAACCAGCTGCACGCCGCAGTGGTGGAGCTCATCGCCGAGGACGACGCCGAGATCAAGTACTCGACGGTGCAGAACTGGTACCCGGGCGACGAGAACGGCGTCGGCGGCATCTACAACTTCGTCACCAAGCGCGGGGACTGTCGCGGCCGCAATGCCAAGATTTCCTGGACGCAGGTGGAAACCGGCTCGGCCATCACCTGGAAGTACCCGAGCTGCATCCTGCGCGGCGACAACTCCGTGGGCGAGTTCTACTCGGTGGCGCTGACCAACAACATGCAGCAGGCCGATACCGGCACCAAGATGATCCACATCGGCCGCAACACGAAGAGCACCATCGTCTCCAAGGGCATCTCTGCCGGTCGCGGCCAGAACGCCTATCGCGGCCTGGTGAAGATCCTTCCCGGCGCCGAGGGCGCGCGCAATCACACCCAGTGCGATTCGCTGCTCATGGGCAGCGAGTGCGGCGCCCACACCTTTCCCTACATGGAGATCGGCAACCCGAGCGCCGTGGTGGAGCACGAGGCGACCACCTCCAAGATCAGCGACGACCAGCTGTTCTACTGCCGCCAGCGCGGCATCTCGGAGGAAGACGCCGTCAACATGATCGTCAACGGCTTCTGCAAGGAAGTGTTCCGCGAGCTGCCCATGGAGTTCGCCGTTGAAGCCCAGAACCTGCTGAGCGTGAGCCTCGAAGGCGCGGTCGGCTGA